Genomic window (Acidimicrobiales bacterium):
CCAGAGCGGCCTGGTGCGGTCGAGCGGGCGGGCGACGATCCTCGCCACCTGGTCGCCGAGCTGGCGGTCGTCGCCGGGCGGCGGCAGGGCGATCTCCCTCAGGTGGAAGTCGAGGTCGAGGTCGGGGTCCTCGACCCAGTAGGGCAGGTCGAGGCCGAACGGCACCTCGACCAGCTTCCGCCGGTACACCTCCATGAGGTGCAGGCGCTCCTCGAACACCCGGCGGACGTCGCCGTACACGTCGCCGCTGCCGGTCGACGGGTCGACGACGATCAGGGACGACACGTGCCCGTACTGGGTCGACGTCTCCATGCTCAGGAAGCCGGCGTCGAGCCCGCTCAGCTGCTTCACGGCGCTCCCCCTCCTGCGGTGCGGTAGTCGCCGAACGCCTCGTCCCTGCGGTCGAGCGCCGCCGTGAGCCCGTCGGCCAAGGTCGCCCGGTAGGCCAGCGACGCCGGCTGGTGGAAGGCCAGCGCCTGGAGCTCGGTGGTCGCCCTGATCCCGGCCCGCACGCCCATGACCTCCATGGCCCGGTGCACGGCCCGCTTGTTGAGGGCCAGCAGCTCGAGGGGCACGTTGGCCAGCCGGCCGGCGAGGGCGAGGACCTCGTCGTCGAGCCGGTCGGCGGGGAAGGCGCGGTTGGCGAAGCCCCAGGCGACGGCCTCCTCGCCGGTGATGGCGTCGCCGAACAGCACCGCCTCCATGGCCCGGCGCATGCCGACCAGCCACGGCTGCCAGGTCATGTCGGGCGGCGACATCGACCGGACGGGCGGGTAGCCGATGCGGGCGTCGGCGGCCACGTAGACGAGGTCGCACGCCGTCGCCAGCTCCGTGGCCCCGGCCAGGCACCAGCCGTGGACCTGGGCGACGACCGGGGTGGCGAAGTCCCACATCTCGAACCAGCCCTCGACCACGTGCCGGGGCCAGGCGCCG
Coding sequences:
- a CDS encoding wax ester/triacylglycerol synthase domain-containing protein, with protein sequence MKQLSGLDAGFLSMETSTQYGHVSSLIVVDPSTGSGDVYGDVRRVFEERLHLMEVYRRKLVEVPFGLDLPYWVEDPDLDLDFHLREIALPPPGDDRQLGDQVARIVARPLDRTRPLW
- a CDS encoding enoyl-CoA hydratase-related protein → MGEPLVLVDDPAAHVRRLTLNRPAKRNALSHALRGELFAALRAGDADPEVRVMVLRGAGPCFSAGYDLTQDRSEPLPWHTPPVDGAWPRHVVEGWFEMWDFATPVVAQVHGWCLAGATELATACDLVYVAADARIGYPPVRSMSPPDMTWQPWLVGMRRAMEAVLFGDAITGEEAVAWGFANRAFPADRLDDEVLALAGRLANVPLELLALNKRAVHRAMEVMGVRAGIRATTELQALAFHQPASLAYRATLADGLTAALDRRDEAFGDYRTAGGGAP